A genomic stretch from Arthrobacter sp. KBS0702 includes:
- a CDS encoding Lrp/AsnC family transcriptional regulator codes for MQPLDGTDTRLLSAMARDPRRTVVALAQKLGLSRNTVQARMAQLEKKHVFLSFERRINPASLGYPLMAFISVHVQQQKLGQLAVDLAGIPEILEGYGLTGSADLLLRVVALDAEDLFRINGKILSCDGVDRTDTALAMSELIPFRIQPLLERGPAES; via the coding sequence ATGCAACCCTTGGATGGCACCGACACCCGCCTGCTTTCGGCCATGGCCCGGGACCCCCGGCGGACCGTCGTGGCGCTGGCCCAGAAGCTGGGCCTGTCGCGGAACACGGTGCAGGCCCGGATGGCCCAGCTGGAGAAGAAACACGTTTTCCTCTCCTTTGAGCGGCGGATCAATCCGGCCTCGCTGGGCTACCCCTTGATGGCGTTCATCTCCGTGCACGTCCAGCAGCAGAAGCTGGGCCAGCTGGCCGTGGATCTGGCCGGCATCCCGGAGATCCTGGAGGGGTACGGCCTCACCGGTTCGGCCGACCTGCTGCTGCGGGTGGTGGCGCTCGACGCCGAGGACCTGTTCCGGATCAACGGCAAGATCCTCTCCTGCGACGGCGTGGACCGGACCGACACCGCCCTGGCCATGAGCGAGCTCATTCCGTTCCGGATCCAGCCGCTGCTGGAGCGCGGCCCGGCCGAGTCCTGA
- the pdhA gene encoding pyruvate dehydrogenase (acetyl-transferring) E1 component subunit alpha, which produces MFTDDAGKGGIAAGGPGNSAESNRRSGGDLVQLITPGGERVSNPEFDSWVQDVSDEQLAALYEDMVAIRRIDAEATALQRQGELALWPPLLGQEASQIGSARALRDDDFVFPSYRDNGVAYVRGVQPADIVKAWRGNALAGWDPYTVNVATQQIIIGAQSLHATGYAMGIQNDGADSVAVAYFGDGATSEGDVNEAMVFAASFQAPVVFICQNNHWAISEPVMLQSHIQIADRASGFGIPSMRVDGNDVLAVMAATRIAIDRARRGGGPTFIEAVTYRMGPHTTADDPTRYRDANELEDWAAKDPIERLKALLERKGLLTDELVAAVAAKADAVAKALRAGTINMPEPQPLDIFKHVYSTPNSTLDRQQDHYARYLASFGDPAEAASEEGAR; this is translated from the coding sequence GTGTTTACCGACGACGCGGGCAAGGGCGGCATTGCCGCCGGCGGCCCCGGGAACAGTGCAGAATCAAACAGGCGCTCGGGCGGCGATCTCGTCCAGCTCATCACCCCGGGAGGTGAACGCGTAAGCAATCCGGAGTTCGACTCCTGGGTCCAGGACGTCAGCGACGAACAGCTTGCCGCGCTCTACGAGGACATGGTGGCGATCCGCCGCATCGACGCCGAGGCCACCGCCCTGCAGCGCCAGGGTGAGCTGGCCCTCTGGCCCCCGTTGCTGGGCCAGGAAGCCTCCCAGATAGGCTCGGCCCGGGCCCTCCGGGACGACGACTTCGTCTTCCCCAGTTACCGGGACAACGGCGTCGCCTACGTCCGCGGGGTACAACCGGCGGACATCGTCAAGGCCTGGCGCGGCAATGCCCTGGCCGGGTGGGATCCCTACACCGTGAACGTGGCGACGCAGCAGATCATCATCGGCGCCCAGTCGCTGCACGCGACCGGGTACGCGATGGGAATCCAGAACGACGGCGCCGATTCGGTGGCCGTGGCCTACTTCGGTGACGGCGCCACCAGCGAAGGCGACGTCAACGAGGCCATGGTCTTCGCGGCGAGCTTCCAGGCGCCCGTCGTGTTCATCTGCCAGAACAACCACTGGGCCATCTCCGAGCCGGTGATGCTGCAGTCCCACATCCAGATCGCGGACCGCGCCTCCGGCTTCGGCATTCCGAGCATGCGCGTGGACGGCAACGACGTGCTGGCCGTGATGGCCGCCACCCGGATCGCCATCGACCGCGCCCGCCGCGGCGGCGGACCCACCTTCATCGAGGCCGTCACCTACCGGATGGGACCGCACACGACGGCGGACGACCCCACCCGCTACCGGGACGCCAACGAGCTCGAGGACTGGGCCGCCAAGGACCCGATCGAACGGCTCAAGGCGCTGCTCGAGCGCAAGGGGCTGCTCACCGACGAACTCGTTGCCGCCGTCGCCGCCAAGGCCGACGCGGTGGCCAAGGCACTGCGCGCCGGCACCATCAACATGCCGGAGCCGCAGCCGCTGGACATCTTCAAGCACGTCTACAGCACGCCCAACTCCACGCTGGACCGCCAGCAGGACCACTACGCCCGTTACCTGGCTTCCTTCGGCGATCCCGCAGAAGCCGCTTCCGAAGAAGGTGCACGCTGA
- a CDS encoding alpha-ketoacid dehydrogenase subunit beta translates to MTQMTFARAINSGLRKSLENDPKVILMGEDIGALGGVFRVTDGLQKDFGKHRVVDTPLAESGILGTAVGLAYRGYRPVVEIQFDGFIYPAFDQIVSQVAKMHYRTQGAVKMPITIRVPFGGGIGSPEHHSESPEAYFTHTSGLRVISVSNPQDAHTMIQQAIASDDPVLYFEPKRRYHDKGEVDESLDLSAALSMEKARVVTEGTDVTLVAYGPLVKTARDAALAAADEGVSIEVIDLRSLAPLDFATLEASVRKTGRLVITHEASQSGGLGAEVAASITERCFYHLEAAPVRVTGFDVPYPYSKLEMHHLPGLDRILDGVDRALGRPNSLSGLEG, encoded by the coding sequence ATGACGCAGATGACCTTTGCCCGAGCCATTAATTCGGGCCTGCGCAAGTCCCTCGAAAACGATCCCAAGGTGATCCTCATGGGCGAGGACATCGGCGCCCTCGGCGGCGTCTTCCGCGTCACCGACGGCCTGCAAAAGGACTTCGGCAAGCACCGCGTGGTGGACACCCCGCTGGCCGAATCCGGCATCCTCGGCACCGCCGTCGGGCTCGCCTACCGCGGCTACCGCCCTGTGGTGGAAATCCAGTTCGACGGCTTCATCTACCCGGCCTTCGACCAGATCGTCAGCCAGGTCGCCAAGATGCACTACCGCACCCAGGGCGCCGTGAAGATGCCCATCACCATCCGCGTGCCCTTCGGCGGCGGCATCGGCTCACCGGAGCACCACTCCGAATCACCCGAGGCCTACTTCACGCATACCTCCGGCCTGCGCGTCATAAGCGTCTCCAACCCGCAGGACGCCCACACCATGATCCAGCAGGCCATCGCCTCCGACGATCCGGTGCTCTACTTCGAACCCAAGCGCCGCTACCACGACAAGGGCGAGGTGGACGAGTCGCTCGACCTCTCCGCCGCCCTGTCCATGGAAAAGGCCCGCGTCGTCACCGAGGGCACCGACGTCACGCTCGTTGCCTACGGCCCCCTCGTCAAGACCGCCCGCGACGCCGCCCTCGCGGCCGCCGATGAGGGCGTCTCCATCGAGGTGATCGACCTTCGCTCGCTGGCCCCGCTGGACTTCGCCACCCTGGAAGCCTCGGTCCGGAAGACCGGGCGGCTCGTCATCACGCACGAGGCCAGCCAGTCCGGCGGCCTCGGCGCCGAGGTGGCCGCCAGCATCACTGAGCGCTGCTTCTACCACCTCGAGGCCGCGCCCGTCCGGGTGACCGGCTTCGACGTCCCGTACCCGTATTCAAAGCTTGAAATGCACCACCTGCCGGGCCTGGACAGGATCCTCGACGGCGTCGACCGGGCCCTGGGCCGCCCCAACTCCCTTAGCGGGCTGGAAGGATGA
- a CDS encoding dihydrolipoamide acetyltransferase family protein, with protein MTATMIKEFRLPDLGEGLTESEIVAWKVGVGDTVTLNQIIAEVETAKAVVELPSPFAGVVTALHEQPGTVVEVGKPIVSFEVEGDDGAPGSGEAPAKREPNLVGYGAVLEGSGRPARRARSFAAAAAPVSASVAAPAAEAAPVAEVAPAPAAATVPAAEPQAPASADGAGAERPRSTPPVRKLAKDLGVDLAAVTGTGEHGLITRDDVRNFVGGGDLPVAPQELAGQAAAAARGQGERETRTPIKGVRKFTAAAMVSSAFTAPHVTEFLTLDVTPTMELLGRLKASRAFAGYKLTPLTLVSKAVLIALRNHPTLNARWDEANQEIVQFNYVNLGIAAATPRGLTVPNIKDADRMSLLELSTALTELTETARAGKTAPADLSGGTVSITNIGVFGIDAGTPILNPGEAAILALGAVRKMPWEYQDEVALRQVMTLSLSFDHRLVDGEQGSRFLQDLGAILADPGMALAMV; from the coding sequence ATGACCGCCACCATGATCAAGGAATTCCGGCTTCCGGACCTCGGCGAAGGCCTGACGGAATCAGAAATTGTCGCGTGGAAGGTCGGCGTCGGGGACACCGTCACGCTCAACCAGATCATCGCCGAGGTGGAAACCGCCAAGGCCGTCGTCGAACTGCCCTCGCCGTTCGCCGGTGTTGTGACGGCCCTGCATGAACAGCCGGGCACCGTGGTGGAGGTCGGCAAGCCGATCGTTTCGTTCGAGGTGGAGGGCGACGACGGCGCCCCCGGCTCCGGGGAAGCCCCCGCCAAGCGGGAGCCGAATCTGGTTGGCTACGGCGCCGTGCTGGAAGGCTCGGGCCGGCCGGCCCGCCGTGCCCGCAGCTTCGCCGCCGCGGCAGCACCCGTCTCTGCCTCCGTGGCCGCACCCGCCGCCGAGGCTGCCCCGGTCGCGGAAGTTGCCCCGGCTCCCGCCGCGGCAACAGTGCCTGCGGCCGAGCCCCAGGCGCCGGCATCCGCCGACGGCGCGGGAGCCGAGCGTCCACGCTCCACGCCGCCGGTGCGCAAGCTCGCCAAGGACCTCGGCGTCGACCTCGCGGCCGTCACTGGCACGGGGGAGCACGGCCTCATCACCCGCGACGACGTGCGGAACTTCGTCGGTGGCGGCGACCTTCCGGTGGCACCGCAGGAACTGGCCGGCCAGGCCGCCGCCGCGGCCCGTGGCCAGGGCGAGCGGGAAACCCGGACCCCGATCAAGGGCGTGCGGAAGTTCACCGCTGCGGCCATGGTGTCCAGCGCCTTCACCGCTCCGCACGTCACGGAGTTCCTTACCCTTGACGTCACGCCCACCATGGAACTGCTGGGCCGGCTCAAGGCCAGCCGGGCCTTCGCAGGCTACAAGCTGACGCCGCTGACCCTGGTATCCAAGGCCGTGCTGATCGCGCTCCGCAACCACCCGACGCTCAACGCCCGGTGGGACGAAGCCAACCAGGAGATCGTCCAGTTCAACTACGTCAACCTCGGCATCGCGGCCGCAACACCGCGGGGATTGACCGTGCCGAACATCAAGGACGCGGACCGGATGTCCCTGCTGGAGCTTTCCACGGCGCTGACCGAGCTGACCGAGACCGCGCGGGCCGGCAAGACCGCCCCGGCGGACCTCTCCGGCGGGACGGTTTCCATCACGAACATAGGCGTCTTTGGCATCGACGCCGGCACGCCCATCCTCAACCCCGGCGAGGCCGCCATCCTGGCCCTCGGCGCGGTTCGGAAAATGCCGTGGGAGTACCAGGATGAGGTGGCACTGCGCCAGGTCATGACGCTGAGCCTGTCCTTCGACCACCGGCTGGTGGACGGCGAGCAGGGCTCCCGGTTCCTGCAGGACCTGGGCGCCATCCTTGCCGATCCCGGCATGGCGCTCGCGATGGTCTAG
- a CDS encoding VOC family protein yields the protein MSLFITCPVESVERATVFYTALGWTLNAEMSDHNVSCFAIAPGQYVMLGSREMYASVGGAEELVGGPDTPSKVTVSFDLGSREAVDALIERAGAAGGRIGDTDDYPFMYQRQFDDPDGYHYSPFWMKPDPDPAA from the coding sequence ATGAGCCTTTTCATCACCTGCCCGGTTGAGAGCGTCGAGCGCGCGACCGTGTTCTATACCGCCCTCGGCTGGACCCTCAACGCCGAGATGTCCGATCACAACGTGTCCTGCTTCGCGATCGCGCCCGGTCAGTACGTCATGCTCGGGAGCCGCGAGATGTACGCAAGCGTTGGCGGGGCCGAGGAGCTGGTCGGCGGACCCGACACTCCCTCGAAGGTCACGGTCTCATTCGACCTCGGCAGCCGCGAAGCGGTCGACGCGCTCATCGAACGCGCCGGCGCCGCCGGCGGGCGGATCGGTGACACCGACGACTACCCCTTCATGTACCAGCGCCAATTCGACGATCCCGACGGCTATCACTACTCGCCGTTTTGGATGAAGCCGGACCCCGATCCGGCCGCGTGA
- a CDS encoding helix-turn-helix domain-containing protein has product MSNLAAALDIVGPRWALLIVERLLDGPQRYGDLQRDLGVPTNMLATRLRELEAAGVLSRLPLRHNTRAYALTDRGLALREAIIALARWGGEERPGRG; this is encoded by the coding sequence GTGAGCAACCTCGCCGCGGCCCTCGACATCGTCGGACCGCGGTGGGCCCTGCTCATCGTGGAGCGGCTGCTCGACGGGCCACAGCGCTACGGCGATCTGCAGCGCGACCTCGGAGTGCCGACCAACATGCTCGCGACCCGTCTGCGCGAGCTTGAGGCCGCCGGCGTACTGTCCCGCCTGCCCCTCCGGCACAACACCAGGGCCTACGCGCTGACCGATAGAGGGCTCGCCTTGCGCGAGGCAATCATCGCGCTGGCCCGCTGGGGCGGCGAGGAGCGGCCTGGGCGTGGCTAG
- a CDS encoding TetR/AcrR family transcriptional regulator, translating into MTESSQTTQRSQAKENRRKALLTAAAALFAADGFNRVSLEDLGAAAGVSGPAVYRHFAGKQAVLGALLLSVSQDLLEGGRSVVEGSAGPAAALAGLVEFHVDFALSNPDVIRVQDQDFSSLDDDDEAEVRTLQRNYVELWVDVLAGLHPDTDPAELRMRAHATFGLINSTPHSVRNHGRRMALKRARPLLESMALAALMAPTTPRPLG; encoded by the coding sequence GTGACCGAGTCCAGCCAGACCACCCAGCGAAGCCAGGCCAAGGAGAACCGCCGCAAGGCGCTGCTCACCGCGGCCGCCGCCCTCTTCGCCGCCGACGGCTTCAACCGGGTTTCGCTGGAGGACCTCGGCGCCGCGGCCGGAGTCAGCGGCCCGGCCGTCTACCGCCACTTCGCCGGCAAGCAGGCCGTCCTCGGCGCGCTGTTGCTCAGCGTCAGCCAGGACCTGCTGGAGGGCGGCCGGAGCGTGGTGGAGGGGTCGGCCGGCCCCGCCGCGGCCCTCGCCGGCCTGGTTGAATTCCACGTCGACTTCGCCCTCAGCAACCCGGACGTCATCCGGGTCCAGGACCAGGACTTCAGCAGCCTCGACGACGACGACGAGGCCGAGGTCCGCACCCTGCAGCGCAACTACGTGGAGCTCTGGGTGGACGTTCTGGCCGGCCTGCATCCGGACACCGACCCGGCCGAGCTGCGGATGCGCGCCCATGCCACCTTCGGGCTGATCAACTCCACGCCGCACTCGGTGCGGAACCATGGCCGCCGGATGGCGCTCAAGCGGGCCCGGCCGCTGCTGGAAAGCATGGCGCTGGCCGCCCTGATGGCGCCGACAACCCCCCGCCCGCTGGGCTGA
- a CDS encoding carboxyl transferase domain-containing protein, whose translation METIASQVDAGSAGYAANREAQLGLARELKERLAAAALGGPEKSRERHVARGKLLPRERIDRLLDDGSPFLEIAPLAADGMYNGDSPGAGVIAGIGLVHGRQVLVISNDATVKGGTYYPMTVKKHLRAQEIALENRLPCIYLVDSGGAFLPKQDEVFPDKEHFGRIFFNQARMSAAKIPQIASVMGSCTAGGAYVPAMSDETVIVRNQGTIFLGGPPLVKAAIGEIVTAEELGGGDVHSKISGVTDHLAENDEHALQIVRDIVSTLPKPAAPVWDVDTAVEPVADPDELYGAVPTDVNAQYDVREVIARLVDGSRFHEFKKNYGTTLVTGFAKLHGHPVGIVANNGVLFSESSLKGAHFIELCDQRGIPLIFLQNLSGFMVGKDYEQGGIAKNGAKMVTAVATARVPKLTVVIGGSFGAGNYSMCGRAYSPRFLWMWPASRISVMGGNQASSVLATVKRDQYEARGEEWSAADEEAFKAPIKAQYEDQGSPYYSTARLWDDGVIDPADTRTVLGLALDVVSRTPLPETSFGLFRM comes from the coding sequence ATGGAGACAATCGCCAGCCAGGTGGACGCCGGCAGCGCAGGCTATGCCGCGAACCGTGAGGCACAGCTCGGCCTGGCCCGGGAGCTGAAAGAGCGCCTCGCCGCCGCCGCGCTGGGCGGCCCGGAAAAGTCCCGGGAACGCCATGTGGCCCGCGGCAAGCTCCTGCCGCGCGAACGCATCGACCGGCTGCTCGATGACGGCAGCCCCTTCCTGGAGATCGCCCCGCTGGCCGCCGACGGCATGTACAACGGCGACTCCCCGGGCGCCGGCGTGATCGCCGGGATCGGCCTGGTCCACGGCCGCCAGGTCCTGGTCATCTCCAACGACGCGACAGTCAAGGGCGGCACCTATTACCCGATGACGGTGAAGAAGCACCTTCGCGCGCAGGAAATCGCGCTGGAGAACCGGCTGCCGTGCATCTACCTCGTGGACTCCGGCGGTGCCTTCCTGCCGAAGCAGGACGAGGTCTTCCCGGACAAGGAGCACTTCGGCCGGATCTTCTTCAACCAGGCCAGGATGTCCGCGGCGAAGATCCCGCAGATCGCCTCGGTCATGGGGTCCTGCACCGCCGGCGGCGCCTACGTGCCCGCCATGAGCGACGAAACCGTGATCGTGCGCAACCAGGGCACCATCTTCCTGGGAGGACCGCCGCTGGTGAAGGCCGCCATCGGCGAGATCGTCACGGCCGAGGAACTCGGCGGCGGAGACGTGCACTCGAAAATCTCCGGGGTCACCGACCACCTGGCCGAGAACGACGAGCATGCCCTCCAGATCGTCCGCGACATCGTCTCCACCCTGCCGAAGCCGGCGGCGCCTGTCTGGGACGTGGACACCGCCGTCGAACCCGTGGCCGACCCGGACGAGCTCTACGGCGCCGTCCCGACGGATGTCAACGCCCAGTACGACGTGCGCGAAGTCATCGCCCGGCTGGTGGACGGCAGCCGCTTCCACGAGTTCAAGAAGAACTACGGCACCACCCTGGTCACCGGCTTCGCCAAGCTGCACGGCCACCCGGTGGGCATCGTGGCGAACAACGGCGTGCTGTTCAGCGAGTCCTCGCTCAAGGGCGCGCACTTCATCGAACTCTGCGACCAGCGCGGCATCCCGCTGATCTTCCTGCAGAACCTCTCCGGCTTTATGGTCGGCAAGGACTACGAGCAGGGCGGGATCGCCAAAAACGGCGCCAAGATGGTCACGGCCGTCGCCACCGCCCGGGTGCCCAAGCTCACCGTCGTGATCGGCGGCTCCTTCGGCGCCGGCAACTACTCGATGTGCGGCCGCGCCTACTCGCCGCGCTTCCTCTGGATGTGGCCCGCCTCCCGGATCTCCGTAATGGGCGGCAACCAGGCCTCCAGCGTGCTCGCCACCGTCAAACGGGACCAGTACGAGGCCCGCGGCGAGGAATGGTCCGCCGCGGACGAAGAAGCCTTCAAGGCCCCGATCAAGGCCCAGTACGAGGACCAGGGCAGCCCGTACTATTCCACCGCGCGCCTGTGGGATGACGGCGTGATCGACCCCGCGGACACCCGCACCGTCCTGGGACTGGCGCTCGATGTCGTCTCCCGAACCCCGCTGCCGGAGACCTCCTTCGGCCTGTTCCGGATGTGA
- a CDS encoding biotin carboxylase N-terminal domain-containing protein produces the protein MTVTSSPTKPLFGTVLVANRGEIACRVIRTLRALGIRSVAVYSDADAGARHVREADVAVRIGPAAATESYLKIEAIIQACRDSGAEAVHPGYGFLSENVDFARALERAGITFIGPGVESLNVMGDKIRSKNHVTGYGVPVVPGIAEPGMSDAQLIEAAAGVGYPLLIKPSAGGGGKGMHIVERAEDLEATLATARRVAASAFGDDTLFLERLVTTPRHIEVQVLADNHGNVIHLGERECSLQRRHQKVIEEAPSPLLESLPDGAGIRARLGEAACNAARSVNYSGAGTVEFLVSDNAPDEFFFMEMNTRLQVEHPVTEMVTGIDLVEWQVRVAAGEELTIGQDDVVLTGHSVEARVYAEVPEKNFLPSTGTVLLLDEIPRPAQRPGAAARSDVETAGGRVRVDSALVQGLEISSSYDPMISKVIAWGQDRSAALDTLNGALAEYTALGIDTNVEYLRLLINDADVRAGRLDTGLIERKLPDFSFRRVGEAELVAAALFALAQTEQQHQSAPAAGPWQRRDGWRLGVRVPRRISLGTPDGGVATVAVADDPAAGLLRVSVDGGPQRTALWRPTSRCEGELDLDGGTTAYTFAPVYTGPVIPDWDEPSPGAPTELFLGNEGWSCRLEVLTRETRLARVLAAVEREEGAADPAVRSPMPGTVVSVSVSNGDAVEAGQVLLAVEAMKMEHQLVAPLDGTVHITVTSGDLVKADQVLATIHPHEPSKAEDTVEESVIAMGAAD, from the coding sequence GTGACTGTTACTTCTTCACCTACGAAGCCGCTTTTCGGCACCGTCCTGGTCGCCAACCGCGGCGAGATCGCCTGCCGCGTGATCCGAACCCTGCGCGCCCTGGGCATCCGTTCGGTGGCCGTCTATTCCGACGCCGACGCCGGCGCCCGCCACGTGCGGGAGGCCGACGTCGCCGTCCGGATCGGCCCCGCGGCCGCCACCGAGAGCTACCTCAAGATCGAGGCCATCATCCAGGCCTGCCGCGACAGCGGCGCGGAGGCCGTGCACCCCGGCTACGGCTTCCTGAGCGAGAACGTCGACTTCGCCCGCGCCCTGGAGCGGGCCGGCATCACGTTCATCGGCCCCGGCGTCGAATCCCTCAACGTCATGGGAGACAAGATCCGCTCCAAGAACCACGTCACCGGCTACGGCGTCCCCGTGGTGCCGGGCATCGCCGAACCCGGCATGAGCGACGCGCAGCTCATCGAGGCCGCGGCCGGCGTCGGCTACCCGCTCCTGATCAAGCCCTCCGCCGGCGGCGGCGGGAAGGGCATGCACATTGTCGAACGTGCCGAGGACCTGGAGGCCACCCTGGCCACGGCCCGCCGGGTCGCCGCCAGCGCCTTCGGCGACGACACGCTGTTCCTGGAACGGCTCGTCACCACCCCGCGGCACATCGAGGTGCAGGTCCTCGCGGACAACCACGGCAACGTCATCCATCTGGGGGAGCGTGAGTGCTCGCTGCAGCGCCGCCACCAGAAGGTCATCGAGGAAGCACCGTCGCCGCTGCTCGAATCCCTGCCCGACGGCGCCGGGATCCGTGCCCGGCTCGGCGAGGCGGCCTGCAACGCCGCCCGCAGCGTCAACTACTCCGGCGCCGGCACCGTGGAGTTCCTGGTCTCCGACAACGCCCCGGATGAGTTCTTCTTTATGGAGATGAACACCCGGCTGCAGGTCGAGCACCCGGTCACCGAGATGGTCACCGGTATCGACCTGGTCGAGTGGCAGGTCCGCGTCGCCGCCGGCGAGGAACTCACCATCGGGCAGGACGACGTCGTGCTGACCGGCCACTCGGTGGAGGCCCGCGTTTACGCCGAGGTGCCGGAGAAGAACTTCCTGCCGTCCACCGGGACGGTGCTGCTGCTGGATGAGATCCCTCGCCCCGCGCAGCGGCCCGGCGCCGCAGCCCGCAGCGACGTCGAAACCGCCGGTGGCCGTGTCCGGGTGGACTCGGCGCTGGTCCAGGGGCTGGAGATCTCATCGAGCTACGACCCGATGATCTCTAAGGTGATCGCCTGGGGGCAGGACCGCAGCGCGGCCCTGGACACCCTGAACGGGGCGCTCGCCGAGTACACGGCGCTGGGCATCGACACGAACGTCGAGTATCTGCGCCTGCTGATCAACGACGCCGACGTCCGCGCCGGACGGCTCGATACCGGGCTGATCGAGCGCAAGCTGCCGGACTTCAGCTTCCGCCGCGTCGGCGAGGCCGAACTCGTTGCCGCCGCCCTGTTCGCGCTGGCGCAGACGGAGCAACAGCACCAGTCCGCGCCCGCAGCCGGGCCCTGGCAGCGCCGGGACGGCTGGCGGCTGGGTGTCCGGGTGCCGCGGCGGATCAGCCTGGGCACGCCGGACGGCGGCGTCGCGACGGTGGCCGTTGCCGACGATCCGGCGGCAGGCCTCCTCCGGGTGTCCGTCGACGGCGGTCCGCAGCGGACAGCGCTCTGGCGGCCCACCAGCCGTTGCGAGGGGGAACTGGACCTCGACGGCGGCACCACGGCCTACACCTTCGCGCCGGTTTACACCGGGCCGGTCATTCCTGACTGGGACGAGCCGTCCCCCGGGGCGCCGACGGAACTCTTCCTCGGCAACGAGGGCTGGTCCTGCCGGCTCGAGGTGCTCACCCGCGAAACCCGGCTCGCCCGGGTGCTGGCCGCCGTCGAACGCGAGGAAGGCGCCGCGGACCCGGCGGTGCGTTCGCCGATGCCGGGCACCGTAGTCTCCGTCTCGGTCAGCAACGGCGACGCCGTCGAAGCCGGTCAGGTCCTGCTCGCCGTGGAGGCCATGAAGATGGAGCACCAGCTGGTGGCGCCCCTCGACGGAACCGTGCACATCACTGTCACCTCCGGCGACCTCGTCAAGGCTGACCAGGTCCTCGCGACGATCCACCCGCACGAACCCTCGAAAGCCGAAGACACTGTCGAGGAATCCGTGATCGCCATGGGCGCCGCGGACTAG
- a CDS encoding acyl-CoA dehydrogenase family protein, whose translation MPDFELSEDYQDLSNTVREFADEVVAPVSAKHDEEHSFPYEVVSQMADMGLFGLPFPEEFGGMGGDYFALALALEQLGRVDQSVAITLEAGVSLGAMPIHRFGNDAQKQEWLPLLASGKALAGFGLTEPEAGSDAGGTKTTARLEGGEWVINGNKEFITNSGTDITKLVTVTAVTGQEERADGSVKKEISTILVPAGTPGFTAEKAYNKVGWNASDTHPLTLDNVRVPEENLLGTRGRGYANFLSILDEGRIAIAALAVGAAQGCVDQAVKYAKERSAFGQNIGKYQAIAFKIARMEARAHTARLAYYDAAARMLAGKPFKTQAAIAKMVAGEAAMDNARDATQVFGGYGFINEFTVARHYRDSKILEVGEGTTEVQLMLIARELGL comes from the coding sequence ATGCCAGATTTTGAACTCAGCGAGGACTACCAGGACCTCAGCAACACCGTGCGCGAATTCGCCGACGAGGTGGTGGCCCCGGTCTCCGCCAAGCACGACGAAGAGCACAGCTTCCCCTACGAGGTCGTCTCCCAGATGGCGGACATGGGCCTGTTCGGCCTGCCGTTCCCGGAGGAATTCGGCGGCATGGGCGGGGACTACTTTGCCCTGGCCCTGGCCCTCGAACAGCTCGGCCGGGTGGACCAGTCGGTCGCCATCACCCTCGAGGCAGGCGTCTCCCTCGGCGCTATGCCGATCCACCGCTTCGGCAACGACGCCCAGAAACAGGAATGGCTGCCGCTGCTGGCCTCCGGCAAGGCGCTCGCCGGCTTCGGCCTGACCGAGCCCGAGGCCGGCTCCGACGCGGGCGGCACCAAGACCACCGCGCGCCTCGAGGGCGGGGAATGGGTCATCAACGGGAACAAGGAGTTCATCACCAACTCCGGCACCGACATCACCAAGCTCGTCACCGTCACCGCGGTGACCGGCCAGGAGGAACGGGCGGACGGCAGCGTCAAGAAGGAAATCTCCACGATTCTGGTGCCCGCCGGCACCCCCGGATTCACGGCGGAGAAGGCGTACAACAAGGTCGGCTGGAACGCCTCCGACACCCACCCGCTGACGCTGGACAACGTCCGCGTCCCCGAGGAAAACCTGCTCGGCACCCGGGGCCGCGGCTACGCGAACTTCCTCTCCATCCTCGACGAGGGCCGGATCGCAATCGCCGCACTCGCGGTCGGCGCCGCCCAGGGCTGCGTGGACCAGGCCGTGAAATACGCCAAGGAACGCAGCGCCTTCGGCCAAAACATCGGGAAATACCAGGCCATCGCGTTCAAGATCGCCCGGATGGAAGCACGCGCCCACACCGCCCGGCTGGCGTACTACGACGCGGCCGCCCGGATGCTCGCCGGCAAGCCGTTCAAGACCCAGGCCGCCATCGCTAAGATGGTCGCAGGCGAGGCAGCCATGGACAACGCGCGGGACGCCACCCAGGTGTTCGGCGGCTATGGCTTCATCAACGAGTTCACCGTGGCGCGCCACTACCGCGACTCCAAGATCCTTGAAGTCGGCGAGGGCACCACGGAGGTCCAGCTGATGCTGATCGCCCGCGAACTGGGACTGTAG